A stretch of DNA from Planctomycetia bacterium:
GAATACGCGGACCGCTATTAATCAAAAGATTAACGGCGTCACCGGCGATACGACCACCGGCGCGCAGCGCCAGGCCAATACCGGCCAGGCGATGCGCGGAGTGGTCACCAACTACGCGGATTCCGTCAAGGGACTTGCTGATCCCATGACCGTGACCGGCAAGGATGGCAAGCCCAGACCCGTGGACTGGAAGAATCCTGTCGAGGCTTCCGCGGCCGTGTTAAGGCGCGCCCAGGCGGCGGTTGGGGCCGTGACCGGCGCCATCGGCCTCGCGCAAGACCTGATGGACGTCGGATTCGCCAATCTCACTGCGCCGATCGCCGCGGTGTTCCCCAGCTTTCCCGCGGCGACGATGACCAGCCTGTACGTCGGCATTCCGCACGCGCACAGCCATCCGCCCAGCCTGATTCCCCCCGCTCCCCCGATTCCGCTGCCGAGCATCGGACCGATTCTGCTTGGCAATAGCATTCGCGTATTGATCTCAGGCAAACCCGCGGCGCGCGTGGGCGATATCGGCATCGCGCCGACGTGCGGCGGATTGACGCCCATGTTCAAGGTCTTTCTCGGGTCATCGAATGTGTTTATTGGCGGCAAACGCGCGGCGCGCGTCACCGATTTGTGCCGCGTCTGCCAGCAAGTGAAAATCAAAGGACCGATTGCCGCAGGGAAGGCCATGTCGGCCGTCGGCAAAGTAGCGCGCACGGTCGGTAAAGCGGGGAAAGTGGCCGGCTATCTCGGCATGGCCGCCGATGTCGCGGAA
This window harbors:
- a CDS encoding PAAR domain-containing protein, which gives rise to NTRTAINQKINGVTGDTTTGAQRQANTGQAMRGVVTNYADSVKGLADPMTVTGKDGKPRPVDWKNPVEASAAVLRRAQAAVGAVTGAIGLAQDLMDVGFANLTAPIAAVFPSFPAATMTSLYVGIPHAHSHPPSLIPPAPPIPLPSIGPILLGNSIRVLISGKPAARVGDIGIAPTCGGLTPMFKVFLGSSNVFIGGKRAARVTDLCRVCQQVKIKGPIAAGKAMSAVGKVARTVGKAGKVAGYLGMAADVAEAGVAAQEGNMAMAAAKALNAAMNAAQMAADKAAEAVGEAMGKDRAIPPVLPIPIGFVVVPGSVNVLIGGFPMIHIPNPAEALLAHLSRFKSKAQIDAEAAKAGCPTCG